A segment of the Bufo bufo chromosome 5, aBufBuf1.1, whole genome shotgun sequence genome:
CATCAATTAAACCTTTTACTTTTGCTCTAATCAGAATATCCTTTAGTTCTCTTAACAGCACAAACTTCGGATCATTATAGATCCTCTCATAAACCTTAGTATCAGCCAATTGCTCTCTAATTTCTGCCACATAGGAtccggtgtccatgaccacaaccccaccacctttgtcggcggacttgatggtgaggctgtggtccgAAGCCAGATCTCTAAGCGCCGAAATTTCTGCTGAAGTAATGTTGGCAAATTTCAATGGGTGCTGAAGTGTATCCTGTTTGAGGCCTTCGATGTCGCGTTTGACCGCGAGACCAAAAGCCTCAATGGCAGGGTGGTCAATGACAGGAGTAAAATCACTTTTGAGAAATAaccccaaatttttcaaattcaATTCCAACAGGGCAGGACTCTAAGACGCAAGATATAGGGCATGATacagtggtaaatatttcttcgGTACAATTGACTGCTGCACAATTGTCCTTGCTAAACAAAGGTCTATCATTCTGCCCTGTAAATGCCACCAAATGGTTTGATCTAGAAATGGATCTGCAGAGATTCATAcgtaatattaagttgaaggtatttTTTGCGAAGCAGGATGCTAGACCTTTGTCTGAGAATGCAGGTATTGGCGAATtgaatttgaaaaatttggggtTATTTCTCAAAAGTGATTTTACTCCTGTCATTGACCACCCTGCCATTGAGGCTTTTGGTCTCGCGGTCAAACGCGACATCGAAGGCCTCAAACAGTATACACTTCAGCACCCATTGAAATTTGCCAACATTACTTCAGCAGAAATTTCGGCGCTTAGAGATCTGGCTTcggaccacagcctcaccatcaagtccgccgacaaaggtggtggggttgtggtcatggacaccggaTCCTATGTGGCCGAAATTAGAGAGCAATTGGCTGATACTAAGGTTTATGAGAGGATCTATAATGATCCGAAGTTTGTGCTGTTAAGAGAACTAAAGGATATTCTGATTAGAGCAAAAGTAAAAGGTTTAATTGATGACAATGTTTTTTCATTTCTATATTGTGATAAGCCGACAACGCCCATTTTATATACTTTACCGAAAATACACAAATCCCTGACTCCACCCCCGGGACGCCCCATCGTCTCGGGCGTGGACTCATTGTTTTGTAAGGTAGCTATTTTCCTTGATAAAATCTTGCGTCCTTATGCAACAGCATCACGCTCCCATATCAGAGATACCAATGACTTTTTAACCAAAATTGCAGATCTGTCCATACCAGAGGGGGCAATATTGGCTTCATTCGACGTGGTAAGCCTCTATACCTCTATAGAACATGAGTTAGGTATACGAGTTATCGAACAGACACTAGAAAAGACACAATACAGTACTGACTGTCAACAGTTTTTGAGTTCCCTTCTCAGGTTCATCCTGACTAGGAATTATTTCCTATTTCAGGATGACTTTTTCCTACAATTgcgtggtaccgcgatggggtccaacgtggcgccgacttacgcaaatctttacatgtcccatcttgaggagtctgtcgtctatgtgtgccaccacttcagccatgtgctggggtggtggcgatacatcgacgacattttcctgatttgggtcggcgccacgGAGGACCTCATCGCCTTCCACGTTTTCCTTAATACCATTGATCCTAGTGTGAAATTTACACTCTCCCACTCTGAATCCACAATACAATTTTTAGATACCCAGGTTAGCATCCAAAATGACAAGCTAATAACCGACCTATATGTAAAACCAACCGACAAAAACACACTGTTGCGTTACGAGAGCCACCATCCAAAACCTATGCTTAGGTCACTCCCTTTTAGTCAACTTCTCCGTGTGAAGAAAATTGTACAAGATCCAGCATTAGTTGATGTCAGATTAAAAGAGATGGGCCAGAAATTCCAGAtacgcggttaccctaaaaagctTATCCAAGAACACACCAATAGGGTGAAACCCCTTACTAAAGAGACTATTAAGGCGGGACTAGGTGATCCTAAACGATCCCAGCCCCGGATCCCGTTTGTCTCTGAGTATAATACTAATAGTACGACTATTGCGGCAATTATCAGAAAACACTGGCGCATTCTGGCTAGTAACTTTGAACAAATTGAGGAATTTAAGGCCCCACCTCTTTGCTCCTATCGACGCAGTCGCAATTTAGGCGACAGACTGGTTAAATCAGATATTGGCACATCCAGGGAGACATGCGAGTCTTATTTTGGGTCCACCAGGAAGGGTTGCTATCCATGCTACAATTGCATTAACTGCAAGTTGATGCTGAAAGGTGATACATTTCCCCATCCAATTTCAGGACAGAATGTGAAAATCAGACAGTACCTAACATGCGACTCGTCCTATGTTGTTTACTTGCTGATTTGCCCTTGTAACCTTTTATACATTGGGGAGACTACTTGGGACGTCAAAACTCGTCTCAACCAACATCGCTATTCCattcggaaacaaaaaatggatctcccagtgtcaaaacattttgctgatgccaaacacacacaaaatgacCTAAGATTTAGAATTCTGGAACAAATAACTCCTTCCAGACGAGGGGGTGATCGTGTCAAATTACTAAAAAAACGTGAACTATACTGGATCTACACTTTGAGCACCCTGAAACCTCAGGGCTTAAATGTGGAGTTCAGGGTAGTCTAACTGCTGACTATGcatgtcctttctttttctgATTACGTTTATGGAAAATAACATGTGCTATTTATCTAATTGGTTTTCTCCTTATTCTCTCTGTTTTATACAGGATCTTACTATGACTTCATATTATGAATGGACATTtggggtgaagactggaggaactgtgtcggCGATCCTTATTCACATTCTTGTACTTATTTGCGTTGCTGAATGGTGAAGTGATTGTCCCTATCTGTCTGCTGTGGCTCTAGCCCCTGCAAGTGGGACTGGGGTCACATCACACGGACGGTTGGATAATCCTGCTGTTATCCTCATTTTTTCATATATCTTTACTTTTATAAGTTTACCGATGCATTGGATCCTTGCGCTCTTGCAGTCTGTTGTGACTGATCCTTGATTTGGATCGGTTATTACATGACAGGCACGAGCGCTTTGGAGCGGATGCGCCGATATATCTGGACGATGGGGTGGAGCTGGTATgagagccacgcccccctgtcatgacggatgtcctgacggtgaccggcattgaaccgccggcccccgaTCTATGGATCGGCTTCTCTGCTGAAAATGCGGTATATATCTTCTCAACTAGTGCTCTGTTAAGCTGGATGGGCGTTAACGCCTGGTGGCGCATGCGCCCTTACTCCATTTTTTCCTTtgtggccatctttgttatggcCAGCAACGTCACTCAGTTTTGGTACAAGTCTCGCGATAATATAcggcgcggcgcatgcgccgctgctgtttccggacgccagcagtctccaccatgctgcttcagcctcttacccattcaaaggtttttaagtaaTTCTTTCAATATATTCACATATTTGTTCACATTTGCAATAATCACCAATTATGCAAGATTGGGGCATATTGTACACATTATGAATTACACTATGGATTTTTATGTATGCGCCTACTCGCCACTATATGTACACTTGCTGTATGGATGAATTAtactttttatatgattgtaatttttatattaatcttatttatgtttatgaccattggaattgatttgtaatcatgttaatcactgccactatttatgtatgccattatgcacatgttactcagctggacaaaggctccatagagagagctgaaacgttgctgctggttgggtgaataaaccttccactttttttcacaacttggagtgctgccttcgtttttgctgtatgtttacaatctggaccttggtcacaggtctcaTAAGGAGGACTTCTTGCACCCGCATTTACTCtttgagtgctgcttcttttcttttctcttctatatatatatatatatatatatatatacggtattttCACATGTACTAATGAATCAGTACCAATGAGATATCTACTCACCTAACCGAGTATTTGAATATTATATCatctatgttttatatattttaataataattaCCTATTTATTTATGAATGTATACAGAGAGATTTCTTACAgccttctttttatatatttttatatattcttaTAATTATTGATGCACCCGCCCACCCAATGGAGTGTGTTTTACCCTGTTTTATCGATATCTATATGTTTTATCAATATCTATATATTCATCCATgcaaatatataactatatactaaATTCCATATACGACTCTTAAACGTACATATACATGTACACATCTGTCTATACCAAATTCCATATACAACTTTGAAACgtacatatatatgtttttatttattattattattttttactgtacTTTTCCTATTATCTATGTTCcatgtagacttgataaaggggccgtcgagaccccgaaacgcgttgtctcaaaataaactttattgcatcctgtaccgggtcgtggtaatgcaccttatgatcgtctaccagcTTGATCACTCCACAGTGACAAGCTAAGATATTTTTTCTACCTAGCAGACAGTGTCTAAGGGATTCCTTGTTCTCCTCTTTGCTGGAGAACTTTTTcttagctttctggcttgctCCTTTTCCAGATTTCTTCTTAGGGCCACGACCTCTAACTTCCGTAATCTTTACAGCTGCGTTTTCCACGGGGAGCTCCCgcctcctccttttgttggaGATCTGGCTGGTCAGTTTTATACCACCCTTCAGCCACTCTGGTGTTCACACTCGCTTTGTTTCTTTCTTCTATCAACAGATAacacttctcttctttctttACTCCCCACAGGGGTTACTCCAGATTTAGCTTCAGTTTcagagtcttctgcttcttcaGTAGCTCTGCCCACTTCGGCAGACTCTTCTTCCGCCTTATCTTTGGTCTCTGGAACATCCGAGaatttctcccactccaactcatcggccttagcttcttcagcctttgagtCTCCTTTGGAGTCTTCATTCCCTTTGttggccttctcatccttctcggacacgGCATCATATACTTGCATTCTTaacccctcctcctctttctcatcaaggTTGGAAGTGCTGGGGACACTGGGCTCCTCAGACTCTTCATCTTCTGGCATTCCCTCCAGAGGGTCACCCAGGATATTTTCCTCCTTTCGGGCAGGCTCTAGGAGAGCCATCTCACAGTagtagacaacatctgcatgctgGCCGTCTGTCTCCTCGTATTTCTTCCCCAACAGACCGCTGGCTTTCTGGAAGGCATTAACGGCAGAGGGGACATCTTTCATGACCCGGTCCTGGCTACTCACTGCCATGAGTCTCTTCACTTCTGCCTCCACATCAGCTTCATCAACTTGTTCAGAAGAAacttcttccatcttctctgcctcggccgGCAGCGCAGTGCCACCATATTCAGGCCCATTCCTAacaggctctgacttcttggcatctttcagaggatgctcctcttcaggtttctcattttcctTTGAGCCAACCTGTCATCTCGAGAAGCTCTTGCCTCTAACTCTTCAAGCTTagtcttctccaactcatagacgttcttcccgacgtcatcctttgagctcatgagatcctccatctctgctctgagttgcttgttcagcctctcacatTCACCTCGCTCCTCAAGCGCTCCTTCAAGGGCTTtaaccaaggagagggccttggtctccttctccTGAGCATCAGCCTCCGCTCGGTCACATTCTTCGGCATATCAGGCCGAGCCGTATTTCTCTATATGAGACATAATTTgcctctggtggtccaggtccactatcagatcatccaattctcgctgaagtttgttcttggttttgtGCACAACCTGGATGGAAGCGCCCCGCTCTTTagcctcctgttccagctgctcctCGCTCTCCTCTGCTGCTGCaacagcagatgtaggagtaccACCATTCTCTTTTGGACACTCTGTGGGGGTTCTACCCAGAGTCTCTTTAAGCACTTTGTCAGTGTCTACCACAGTTTTCTGTGCTTCTTTGGAGCCTTTACTCTTCACCTGGATATCAGGCAGTAGATCCTTCAGCTCACTCATCTTTTTCTGGGTCTCCTCCTTCGACCCTTCTGAAGCCTTTTTCAGtttctctgtgaagacagctagtcccttctGTAACGTATCTAGGGACCGTGTGGAGAAAGAGAAATAATCTTCCTGACTGCAGCTGTACTGACATGTCCGGTCATCTACCACTGCCTTGGTATAGGTCTCAGTCGCTAGCCTGATGTCTCCCCACTTATAACTCTCGtcacgtcaggtataactgtcgtctggtcgctactagcaaCTAACTTAATTTCGCAAGACCTTGACCTGGTAGCTTCTttctctgagttgctatcggtcacagcacatacatcaTATATACGGCTCGGGTCATTATCAATCCTGACCTTTAGGGGCACCGATGAGTCAAACCCAACATTGAACATTTCCTTATTAAACATAGAACACTGGAGAGACTGCACACTCTCCTCTGGTACGTGGGGTACATACGCTAGCCATGCCCCATTTTCCCgcacatttatcacagtgggtTCCCTCAGCTGTGTGCCCTTAACATTTATCAGCATTTCTACATCAATTACATTtttaccagcagggggagcttcttcctcaatcacagcctgcaagagaaaagGCATGTCATCCTAGGCATAATCACCTActtcacatgacatcacattttcaTTATGCAATTCTGCAAACTTGGTACAATCACCTTGCAccttatcagcaccattgtttctaaTGGTCACTTAATTTAAAGGGTtaggtaccagttctgcaggagttttgtcactggctgcagaagtgtctccactACCCCACAACTTCCAAAACAAGGGGAAATCACGGCCCAAAACGACATCATGCACGAGCCTGTTTGCAACCCTAAGCTTATAAGTCCCAGTTcccactggagtctcacactcagtgagagcCACCGGATAGTCCTTACTATCCGCATGATTGTTCCACACATAGTCCCCAGCTACCAAGCTGGCATGTACCAGGCTCACCTGGCACCTTGCGTCTAACAACGCCTGGACTGAACTGCCATCCACCACAATGTTTCACATTTTCAGCACAATCTCTAGTCCCGGTGTCTCAACACCTCCCGACCCAGCATATAgcaactgccgccggctcacaCCACAGTTCACGGTCTCTGAGGTACCAGGGCCCCGGTCAGTAACATGCCCAATCTCCAGAGCCGTGCTCACTGTCACGTGGTCTGCTACATCAGCAATTACAGGAATGATCTTACCCATTGCTGTCTCGGGTTCGTCCCTCTCACGTGCGATACGTCCATCTCCACAGTAGACATCATCCTTTTCCGGGATGTTGGGAACCTCCCATCTTTGATTCCTGGTCATAGGACAATCAGGTGCACACCTTCCCACTTGGCGACATCTCCAGCAGCACTCTCTCTGTTGCCGGACAGCTGCATGCTGTTGTGGTTGGTTGCTCTTAGCAACAGCATTATGGCATCTTTgcacatcctctctaggactATGTACACCTTGGCAGAAAACACTTGAACTCTTGAGAGCCGCACTGCTCTCCATATCGCTCTTTTCCcgtcggttgcccttggcaacggcatacacCACCTTCTATGGAACTCCAGGTAAGTGTCCGACATCTTGGAAATTTTCTAAGTGTCCACTCTGCATTGAAGACTTTCTCTCTAGGGCCAACTGCCCTTGCGCCCTCAAAGCTTCCCCCTTTGCATCCAACTGCATCCTGAGAACCTGCAGTTCTTGGCTCTTGGTCACGAGGTCACTGCCCAGTTCCTTCACACAGCGGTTACCATGGAAAATGCCTTGGGTTAGGACTTCTTTGTCTGTCCAACCCGCCCATGAGCTTTTCCTGCTCCTATTGCCACATCATTTGCCTTTGGCTAGCCTTCAGATTGGCCCGCATCAGTTGCTTGATGAAATCCTCCATTCACTCCATAGCAACAGATAGTCCTCTCTAGCAATAATAATATATCTAAAGGGTATCCTCGTTCTTTAAATCTGGTTGTCatttcccccagcctctgattcTGTATAAGCGGATCCGAAACAAACCGCTTCACCCGCTGGTATTGGGATTTAGGTATTGATCTTTTTTAAAGATGGGGGGTGTGCACTTGAATAGTGTAAAATACTATTTTGATCCGTTTCCTTCCTATAGAGGTCAGTGGATAATTGACCATCTTGTTTTTTTATGACCAGTGTATCCAAAAGGCTAACTTTGTCTCTATCGCATGACATGGTAAACCGCAGACCCTCAATGCTACATTTAAATGATCCATAAACGCCAGTAGGGTCTCGcgtggccccgcccatatgcaaaaaatatcatcaataaatcttttccaaattaggatATTCTCACCATATAACTCATTAGTATAAACGTATGCTTCCTCGAATGCAGccatgaatatatttgcatagggcggggccacgttcGACCGCATCGCGGTCCCACGCTTCTGAAGATAATAACTatccccaaataaaaaataattatcccTCAGAACGATGTCCAACAGATGTAGAAGAAAATCACGTATAGATGATGTATATTCACTAGTTTCTAGAATCTTaaaaactgcctgaatccccTCCCTGTGACCAATCGACGTGTAAAGACTAACAACGTCGATGGTCACAAGGAGGCTGTCTTCAGGAACATGACCCAAATCATAAATCATTCTTAGAAAGTGAGGTGTATCTAATAAAAAGGACTTAGTATCTTTAACCAGTGGCGTCAGGGCTTTTTCTAATACCATGGCCAATGGACTAAAGATAGAATCTACTGAGGACACAATAGGACGTTCAGAGGGGTCTATAAGGATCTTCTGCACTTTTGGCAAAATATATATTACCAGGGATTGCTTAATCAAGAATCTACTCATATCTGAGTCAATAGTCAATAGTTTATAATCAGAGATTGACTCTTACCTGAGACCGAGTCTGTACTTGGTGCAGTCCCGTCTCCAGTGCGATGCCGGCGATGTTTGCGGCCTGCTCGCCTATGCCTCCTCCGCCGCGCGGACGCCGTCTGCCTCTCTGAAAAGGGCGCGCCTCTCGTGCGCCTGTTGATTCGTTGCCGGAGCTTGACGTGAAAGATCCCGATCTCGCGGGTCTTCTGAATCCTGGTCGCTGACGGAATGACGTGTCTTGCCATCTGTAGACCTTGTTCAGGTGATAGTCCTCGCAATCTCGTAGGAACTTGGATCGTTTTCTGTCCTCTGTCTCTCTCTTGTAAGTTGCAATATGGGTGTCTACAGTTTCTTTTTAATTTCTTAAACTCGTCGGGAGTTAATGAATCCTGTAGTTGTTGCTCTGTAGTTACCACTTCCTCTTTAATGTCACCGATCGCTTTTTGGATACGATTAATCGTGAGTAAGATCAGGTCATATGAACATTTGTTAATGATACGTTCAAAGTCCTTACAATATTCACTGTCCTCAGCAAAGAAGGTAGGACATAAATGCACTCTGAGACCTTTTGGAATTCTATTCACTTTATAATATTCGGCTAGTGTAGCCGCATGAAGTTCATACGAGGTCAGTCTCCTTAATTCTCTTTCCAGGTGACGCTTTTTCAATTCACTTGTAGGAATATTGAGAAATTCCGATGTTGATGTTACCTGTGAGAGGATCCTGTCTGCTTCTGCAGAATCAAAAACTCAGTGTAGAAGCCGCAGTACTCATTTGGAAATGGCGGTGCACGGTTCCAAAAATCGAATGATGGATGTGGAAAAACCAGCACTCACTCAGGTGCACGCTGCCCGGGAGAGGACGTCGATCCACAGCAATATTATAAGAAAGGATTCCCAGCAGTTGTGTCTTGATGCAAATCAGGTATCTTTTTATTCCATAAACGGAAATAGTCctataaccaggacgcgtttctgcTATAGTCACCATATACCATATACTATAGTCACCACCCACAGGGGCAGGAGGTCTATCCCATAAAGGGAGTGGCCACAAAAAGACAGGTGGAATCAATATAAAGTGAACagaccaaaaagcaaaaaacacttGGATACATATTCTATCTTACATATTGTAGACAATTTTCTTATGCATGTTCAGATATTCAACGTCTGAAAAATAAATGATACATATATTGTAAACACGTAACAGAATTATTTCTTTACAAATGCATGacctcatattccctattgaggCCTCTAGGATGGAATATGTCCAACgtgtggatccaaaaggcttccctccGTAGCAGAATTTTCTTGATGTCACCCCCCCTCCGTGGTCTAGTCACCTGTTCTAGAGCCTGAAATTTCAGCTGGGCAATAGAgtgtctacatttttcaaaatggCTTGGTATGGGTAATAACAGATTTTTGGTTCTAATAGTTGATTTGTGTTTATTAATTctgtccctcactgcctgcattgtctcaccaatgtacagcagaccacaagggcatttgaTAAGATAAATGACATTTGAGGACTCGcatgtaaaaaaaccttttacttcAAATGGATGTCCAGTATGTGGATGGTGAACTGTAGGGCCCTTTATGATATGCGAACattggagacaatgcaggcaggggaacGTACCTCTACGTGGTGTCGATAGTACACTTTGGCGCAACCGATGTTTGGTATGTCTGCTTTAACTAACATGTCCCTATAACTAGGATTCAGCTGTCTGACTTTCAAACATATGAATTGCTTGACAGAGATCCGGTTTGGAGAATCAAAGAGAAAATCATCACCCTGGTCAagcgttttgaaacagctgggacTATTGACTCAGATATGAGTAGATTCTTGATTAAGCAATCCCCCATCACCCTGGTATTATATATTTTGACAAAAGTGCATAAGACCCTTATAGAACCCCCAGGACGTCCTATTGTGTCCTCAGTAGATTCTATCTTTAGTCCATTGGCCATGGTATTAGAAAAAGCCCTGACGCCACTGGTTAAAGATACTAAGTCCTTTTTATTAGAAACACCTCACTTTCTAAGAATGATTTATGATTTGGGTCATGTTCCTGAAGACAGCCTCCTTGTGACCATCGACGTTGTTAGTCTTTACACGTCGATTGGTCACAGGGAGGGGATTCAGGCAGTTTCTAAGATTCTAGAAACTAGTGAATATACATCATCTATACGTGATTTTCTTCTACATCTGTTGGACATCGTTCTGAgggataattattttttatttggggatAGTTATTACCTTCAGAAGCGTGGGACCGCGATGCGGTCGAACGTGGCCCCGCGctatgcaaatatattcatgACTGCATTCGAGGAAGCATACGTTTATACTAATGAGTTATACGGTGAGAATATCCAaatttggaaaagatttattgatgatattttttgcatatgggcgagACCCTACTGGCGTTTATGGATCATTTAAATGTAGCATGTGAGGGTCTGCGGTTTACCATGTCATGCGATAGAGACAAAGTTAGCTTTTTGGATACACTGGTCATAAAAAAACAAGATGGTCAATTATCCACTGACCTCTATAGGAAGGAAACGGATCGAAATAGTATTTTACACTATTCAAGTGCACACCCCCCATCTTTAAAAAGATCAATACCTAAATCCCAATACCAGCGGGTGAAGCGGATTGTTTCGGATCCGCTTATACAgaatcagaggctgggggaaatGACAACCAGATTTAAAGAACGAGGATCCCCTTTAGATATATTATCCAATAGTGGTGCTGACCAATCGATTGTGAGAGTAAAACCCAAGAAAAGGGATGATGCTAGAATAGCATTTATACATAAATTTCACCCTTTCAATATACAGATCGATAATATTGTCAGAAAACACTGGCATTTGTTGGGTAAGGCCTATCCAGAGGTCTTGGAATTTAAAAGTCCACCCctatttttttgggaaattttctaaatccttaaaaaattataaataaaaatgttcatTTTACATCGTAAAGTTAGAAAACAAAAATTTTAAACTGGAACGTTTCAATACAAACCCATTAGTGCAAAGTTCAATATCCAACAGGCTCCCCTAATACTTTAATAAAAAGTATGTAGACGAGGAGCTGAGGTATACTCAAAGCAGCTAGAACTTCCTGTTGAGGGAGTTAAATTGACAAATGCTGACTGACTAGAGCTAGATGGAGGGGGAGTCATTTGTAGGTATGACATGAAAGATGGGGAATAGGAAGTATTGCCAAGCTGATAAGCTGCAGAATGCCCATGAGCATGTTCAGTTATACCATATGGTTGACTGGGTGggtt
Coding sequences within it:
- the LOC121002509 gene encoding histone-binding protein N1/N2-like, producing the protein MEEVSSEQVDEADVEAEVKRLMAVSSQDRVMKDVPSAVNAFQKASGLLGKKYEETDGQHADVVYYCEMALLEPARKEENILGDPLEGMPEDEESEEPSVPSTSNLDEKEEEGLRMQVYDAVSEKDEKANKGNEDSKGDSKAEEAKADELEWEKFSDVPETKDKAEEESAEVGRATEEAEDSETEAKSGVTPVGSKERREVLSVDRRKKQSECEHQSG